A single genomic interval of Zingiber officinale cultivar Zhangliang chromosome 4A, Zo_v1.1, whole genome shotgun sequence harbors:
- the LOC121970543 gene encoding probable protein phosphatase 2C 5 has translation MSGGNLSLALSFSMAMVSARLLRTLPCCGIGVEWKDRRRLRGFRCSAISVEAPVAGISGIRWGSSKLQGARSEMEDEVVLRSDGLSGFSFAAVLDGHAGFSCVEFLREELYKECVTAMQGGLLLTNNNFGVVREAIEKVFANVDARLSIWLEQTGKDIESGATATVMFVRNDALIISHVGDSCVVISRRGKAEMLTNPHRPYGNNRVSLEEIKRVRAAGGWIVDGRICGDLAISRTFGDIRYKSKKNEMLMKGVKQGRWNDKFVSRIQFKADIVTSSPDISQIELSSDVEFVLLASDGLWDYMKSSEAVSFVRDQLRQHGDVQIACEALARAALDRHSQDNISIIIADLGRTDWQNLPVQGPNYPYEITQAFATVGVVFLGIWLSSFLGI, from the exons ATGAGCGGCGGGAACCTCTCGCTTGCTCTCTCGTTTTCTATGGCGATGGTGAGCGCGCGGCTGTTGCGAACGCTGCCGTGCTGTGGGATTGGAGTAGAATGGAAGGATAGAAGAAGGCTTAGAGGTTTTCGATGCTCGGCGATCTCTGTCGAGGCGCCAGTGGCGGGCATCTCCGGCATCCGATGGGGCTCCAGCAAGCTCCAGGGGGCCCGATCGGAAATGGAGGACGAAGTAGTTCTCCGGTCCGATGGCCTCTCGGGATTTTCCTTCGCTGCCGTCCTCGATGGCCATGCTGGTTTCTCATGCGTTGAGTTCCTGAG GGAGGAATTATACAAAGAATGTGTCACAGCTATGCAAGGTGGGTTGCTACTGACCAACAATAACTTTGGTGTTGTAAGAGAAGCAATTGAGAAAGTATTTGCAAATGTTGATGCCAGGCTCTCGATTTG GCTTGAACAGACAGGCAAGGATATTGAATCTGGTGCAACAGCAACTGTCATGTTTGTCAGGAACGATGCACTAATCATTTCACATGTTGGTGATTCCTGTGTG GTTATATCTCGCAGAGGAAAAGCTGAAATGCTGACAAATCCACATCGACCTTATGGAAACAATAGAGTTTCTCTCGAAGAAATCAAGCGTGTTAGAGCAGCAGGTGGATGG ATTGTTGATGGTCGCATCTGTGGGGATCTTGCTATTTCTCGGACTTTTGGGGACATACGCTACAAGTCAAAGAAGAATGA AATGCTAATGAAAGGAGTTAAGCAGGGACGATGGAATGATAAATTTGTCTCCAG aATTCAGTTCAAAGCAGATATAGTAACTTCTTCACCAGACATATCTCAAATAGAACTCAGCTCTGATGTGGAGTTTGTTTTGCTGGCTTCCGATGGTCTATGGGACTATATGAAAAG CTCAGAAGCAGTATCTTTTGTCAGAGATCAGCTACGCCAGCATGGTGACGTTCAG ATAGCTTGTGAAGCTCTAGCACGTGCTGCTTTG GACCGACATTCACAAGACAACATAAGCATAATTATAGCCGACTTGGG GAGGACAGATTGGCAGAACTTGCCGGTGCAGGGGCCAAACTACCCCTATGAAATAACCCAAGCCTTTGCGACAGTGGGCGTTGTTTTCCTAGGAATATGGTTATCCTCTTTCCTTGGTATATAA
- the LOC121970546 gene encoding eukaryotic translation initiation factor 1A, whose product MPKNKGKGGKNRKRGKNEADDEKRELVFKEDGQEYAQVVRMLGNGRCEATCIDGTKRLCHIRGKMHKKVWIAAGDIILVGLRDYQDDKADVIFKYMPDEARLLKAYGELPENIRLNEGIGGLDEEDEGGADDYIEFEDEDIDKI is encoded by the coding sequence ATGCCGAAGAACAAGGGTAAAGGAGGGAAGAACCGCAAAAGGGGGAAGAACGAGGCCGACGACGAGAAGCGCGAGCTGGTATTCAAGGAGGACGGCCAGGAGTACGCCCAGGTGGTCCGGATGCTCGGCAACGGCCGCTGCGAGGCGACGTGTATCGATGGAACTAAGAGGCTTTGCCACATCCGTGGTAAGATGCACAAGAAGGTATGGATCGCCGCTGGGGACATCATCCTCGTAGGCCTTCGTGACTACCAGGACGACAAGGCCGACGTCATCTTCAAGTACATGCCCGATGAGGCACGTCTACTCAAGGCGTACGGTGAGCTTCCTGAGAACATCCGTCTCAACGAGGGTATCGGAGGCCTGGACGAGGAGGACGAGGGCGGCGCTGATGACTACATCGAGTTTGAGGATGAAGATATTGACAAGATCTAA
- the LOC121970544 gene encoding uncharacterized protein At1g51745-like isoform X1, with protein MSSKKDGELSCSNVSAGGLVWVRRPNGSWWPGRVVGLDELEAKCVVPPRSGTPIKLLGREDGSMDWYNLAKSARIKAFRCGEFDECIEKVMISGVHSKKRSTSTGKYIRREDAIRHALEIEKPHVLAGNQNGSGNNDSLSLRKMIYDFPKRMKMYKLDKQPSQITRKVDVLEEDSAREVAQPLISCQQKKKLIYTDSKLKEKKRRKTPNDSEENGGIKRMRDLQDIGLGIASNRKSNVHVNNWCSTELLPASHHVVSLSESNISDFCSSSSIKRRKYSVSSLKRKQSHVTQDHENTKIRNCQRSLSKKSKVTKVILPSYGYFGGSFQGQQPSLYELTTNKLKESPSASKASDVPVIISPHYSASSNETPLNPCENIHKMDSTKFDSEVKDFELASMLEVIDNECSNALIDIPLVVRDYLREDLSITIEDLPSKDLECDAAENQHGMSSQGNLVSHYTEGLGESSFTGNAYQVNNIRKKTQKKTLQQYLNGKKNLNGLRFNKNANSKGCINRADQSSNSLKDKVQESSVGFHCTLESQSLTFDPCGQSVKDDSISEAEGIAQDQISGPPLSGNVSYSQSGVVANNGSTHSRNQDRFSKICFQVSTLPRQLFPEDKLSLTDHAKYKVLRKLKYTGLDSHLFDVEVTVKSHYYGSYVPLISLTSKLNIKEIVGHPIPIEVVKDGFTDTFLTKKLACSPENKSNAFVNSQPGRKHNHTNVTSLKMKYSESKKSRLSSRKIRRLSSISVDGKRGVERKMVAKRLAGSTIACVPIRLVFSRITEALSCSSLLTSIS; from the exons ATGAGCAGCAAGAAAGATGGGGAGTTGAGCTGCAGCAATGTGTCAGCTGGTGGACTCGTGTGGGTACGTCGTCCTAATGGCTCATGGTGGCCCGGCCGTGTTGTTGGCCTAGACGAACTGGAGGCGAAATGTGTGGTTCCACCGAGATCAGGGACTCCTATCAAGCTTCTTGGTCGGGAAGATGGAAGTAT GGACTGGTATAATCTTGCAAAATCAGCTCGTATTAAAGCGTTTCGTTGTGGTGAATTTGATGAATGCATTGAGAAGGTCATGATTTCTGGTGTTCACTCAAAGAAACGCTCAACCAGTACAGGAAAGTACATCCGCAGAGAAGATGCTATTCGCCATGCTTTGGAGATTGAAAAGCCTCATGTTCTTGCTGGAAATCAGAATGGCTCAGGAAATAATGATTCTTTATCTTTAAGAAAGATGATTTATGATTTTCCTAAAAGGATGAAGATGTATAAGCTTGACAAACAACCAAGTCAAATAACCAGGAAAGTTGATGTTCTGGAAGAAGATTCAGCTCGAGAGGTTGCTCAACCTTTGATATCATGTCAACAGAAAAAGAAGCTTATTTACACTGATAGTAAGTTGAAAgagaaaaagagaaggaaaacTCCAAATGATTCAGAGGAAAATGGAGGGATAAAGCGAATGAGAGATCTTCAGGATATAGGATTGGGGATTGCATCAAATCGAAAGTCTAATGTGCATGTTAACAATTGGTGTTCAACTGAGCTACTGCCTGCCTCTCACCATGTTGTTTCACTCAGTGAATCAAACATTAGTGATTTTTGTAGTTCGAGTTcaataaaaagaagaaaatattCTGTTTCATCTCTGAAACGGAAGCAATCACATGTTACACAAGATCATGAGAACACAAAGATAAGAAATTGTCAGCGTTCACTAAGTAAGAAATCTAAGGTTACTAAAGTTATACTTCCATCATATGGTTATTTTGGTGGTTCTTTCCAAGGACAACAGCCATCTCTTTATGAACTTACTACAAATAAATTGAAGGAATCACCATCTGCTTCAAAGGCCTCAGATGTGCCTGTTATAATTAGCCCACATTATTCAGCATCTTCAAATGAGACACCATTGAATCCATGTGAGAACATTCACAAGATGGACAGTACAAAATTTGATTCTGAAGTGAAGGATTTTGAACTTGCAAGCATGTTGGAGGTTATTGACAATGAATGCTCTAATGCCCTCATTGACATACCATTGGTTGTGAGGGATTATCTTAGAGAAG ATCTTTCTATCACGATTGAAGACTTGCCGAGTAAAGACCTTGAGTGTGATGCAGCAGAAAACCAACATGGCATGTCCAGCCAGGGCAATCTTGTATCACACTACACTGAAGGACTTGGTGAGAGTAGCTTTACTGGAAATGCATATCAAGTAAATAACATCAGGAAAAAGACACAGAAGAAAACCTTGCAACAATATTTGAATGGGAAGAAGAACCTGAATGGATTAAGGTTTAACAAAAATGCAAATTCAAAAGGTTGCATAAACAGAGCTGATCAATCTAGCAATTCCTTGAAGGATAAAGTGCAGGAGTCTTCTGTGGGTTTTCACTGTACATTGGAGAGCCAATCGTTAACCTTTGATCCCTGTGGTCAGTCGGTCAAGGATGACTCGATCTCAGAGGCAGAAGGCATTGCCCAAGATCAGATCTCTGGTCCTCCACTCTCCGGAAATGTTAGTTACTCCCAATCAGGTGTTGTAGCAAACAACGGTTCTACACATTCAAGAAATCAAGATAGATTCTCCAAGATATGTTTTCAGGTTTCCACTCTTCCAAGACAATTGTTTCCTGAGGACAAGCTTTCCCTCACTGACCATGCCAAATACAAGGTTCTCAGGAAACTAAAATATACAGGTTTAGATTCACATCTGTTTGATGTTGAAGTGACTGTAAAATCACACTATTATGGATCCTATGTGCCGCTAATCTCTCTCACGAGTAAATTGAATATTAAAGAAATTGTTGGCCACCCAATACCAATTGAGGTAGTGAAAGATGGCTTTACTGATACCTTTTTGACTAAGAAACTTGCTTGTTCACCGGAGAATAAGAGTAATGCTTTTGTGAACTCACAACCAGGAAGGAAACACAATCATACCAATGTGACTTCTCTGAAAATGAAATATTCAGAAAGTAAGAAATCAAGGTTGTCTTCCAGAAAGATAAGAAGGCTGTCATCAATTAGTGTTGACGGCAAGAGGGGAGTAGAGAGAAAAATGGTGGCTAAAAGGTTGGCTGGATCTACTATTGCATGTGTGCCAATCAGACTAGTCTTCAGTAGAATCACGGAAGCATTGAGCTGCTCATCTTTATTGACAAGCATCAGTTAA
- the LOC121970544 gene encoding uncharacterized protein At1g51745-like isoform X2 has protein sequence MVARPCCWPRRTGGEMCGSTEIRDSYQASWSGRWKDWYNLAKSARIKAFRCGEFDECIEKVMISGVHSKKRSTSTGKYIRREDAIRHALEIEKPHVLAGNQNGSGNNDSLSLRKMIYDFPKRMKMYKLDKQPSQITRKVDVLEEDSAREVAQPLISCQQKKKLIYTDSKLKEKKRRKTPNDSEENGGIKRMRDLQDIGLGIASNRKSNVHVNNWCSTELLPASHHVVSLSESNISDFCSSSSIKRRKYSVSSLKRKQSHVTQDHENTKIRNCQRSLSKKSKVTKVILPSYGYFGGSFQGQQPSLYELTTNKLKESPSASKASDVPVIISPHYSASSNETPLNPCENIHKMDSTKFDSEVKDFELASMLEVIDNECSNALIDIPLVVRDYLREDLSITIEDLPSKDLECDAAENQHGMSSQGNLVSHYTEGLGESSFTGNAYQVNNIRKKTQKKTLQQYLNGKKNLNGLRFNKNANSKGCINRADQSSNSLKDKVQESSVGFHCTLESQSLTFDPCGQSVKDDSISEAEGIAQDQISGPPLSGNVSYSQSGVVANNGSTHSRNQDRFSKICFQVSTLPRQLFPEDKLSLTDHAKYKVLRKLKYTGLDSHLFDVEVTVKSHYYGSYVPLISLTSKLNIKEIVGHPIPIEVVKDGFTDTFLTKKLACSPENKSNAFVNSQPGRKHNHTNVTSLKMKYSESKKSRLSSRKIRRLSSISVDGKRGVERKMVAKRLAGSTIACVPIRLVFSRITEALSCSSLLTSIS, from the exons ATGGTGGCCCGGCCGTGTTGTTGGCCTAGACGAACTGGAGGCGAAATGTGTGGTTCCACCGAGATCAGGGACTCCTATCAAGCTTCTTGGTCGGGAAGATGGAA GGACTGGTATAATCTTGCAAAATCAGCTCGTATTAAAGCGTTTCGTTGTGGTGAATTTGATGAATGCATTGAGAAGGTCATGATTTCTGGTGTTCACTCAAAGAAACGCTCAACCAGTACAGGAAAGTACATCCGCAGAGAAGATGCTATTCGCCATGCTTTGGAGATTGAAAAGCCTCATGTTCTTGCTGGAAATCAGAATGGCTCAGGAAATAATGATTCTTTATCTTTAAGAAAGATGATTTATGATTTTCCTAAAAGGATGAAGATGTATAAGCTTGACAAACAACCAAGTCAAATAACCAGGAAAGTTGATGTTCTGGAAGAAGATTCAGCTCGAGAGGTTGCTCAACCTTTGATATCATGTCAACAGAAAAAGAAGCTTATTTACACTGATAGTAAGTTGAAAgagaaaaagagaaggaaaacTCCAAATGATTCAGAGGAAAATGGAGGGATAAAGCGAATGAGAGATCTTCAGGATATAGGATTGGGGATTGCATCAAATCGAAAGTCTAATGTGCATGTTAACAATTGGTGTTCAACTGAGCTACTGCCTGCCTCTCACCATGTTGTTTCACTCAGTGAATCAAACATTAGTGATTTTTGTAGTTCGAGTTcaataaaaagaagaaaatattCTGTTTCATCTCTGAAACGGAAGCAATCACATGTTACACAAGATCATGAGAACACAAAGATAAGAAATTGTCAGCGTTCACTAAGTAAGAAATCTAAGGTTACTAAAGTTATACTTCCATCATATGGTTATTTTGGTGGTTCTTTCCAAGGACAACAGCCATCTCTTTATGAACTTACTACAAATAAATTGAAGGAATCACCATCTGCTTCAAAGGCCTCAGATGTGCCTGTTATAATTAGCCCACATTATTCAGCATCTTCAAATGAGACACCATTGAATCCATGTGAGAACATTCACAAGATGGACAGTACAAAATTTGATTCTGAAGTGAAGGATTTTGAACTTGCAAGCATGTTGGAGGTTATTGACAATGAATGCTCTAATGCCCTCATTGACATACCATTGGTTGTGAGGGATTATCTTAGAGAAG ATCTTTCTATCACGATTGAAGACTTGCCGAGTAAAGACCTTGAGTGTGATGCAGCAGAAAACCAACATGGCATGTCCAGCCAGGGCAATCTTGTATCACACTACACTGAAGGACTTGGTGAGAGTAGCTTTACTGGAAATGCATATCAAGTAAATAACATCAGGAAAAAGACACAGAAGAAAACCTTGCAACAATATTTGAATGGGAAGAAGAACCTGAATGGATTAAGGTTTAACAAAAATGCAAATTCAAAAGGTTGCATAAACAGAGCTGATCAATCTAGCAATTCCTTGAAGGATAAAGTGCAGGAGTCTTCTGTGGGTTTTCACTGTACATTGGAGAGCCAATCGTTAACCTTTGATCCCTGTGGTCAGTCGGTCAAGGATGACTCGATCTCAGAGGCAGAAGGCATTGCCCAAGATCAGATCTCTGGTCCTCCACTCTCCGGAAATGTTAGTTACTCCCAATCAGGTGTTGTAGCAAACAACGGTTCTACACATTCAAGAAATCAAGATAGATTCTCCAAGATATGTTTTCAGGTTTCCACTCTTCCAAGACAATTGTTTCCTGAGGACAAGCTTTCCCTCACTGACCATGCCAAATACAAGGTTCTCAGGAAACTAAAATATACAGGTTTAGATTCACATCTGTTTGATGTTGAAGTGACTGTAAAATCACACTATTATGGATCCTATGTGCCGCTAATCTCTCTCACGAGTAAATTGAATATTAAAGAAATTGTTGGCCACCCAATACCAATTGAGGTAGTGAAAGATGGCTTTACTGATACCTTTTTGACTAAGAAACTTGCTTGTTCACCGGAGAATAAGAGTAATGCTTTTGTGAACTCACAACCAGGAAGGAAACACAATCATACCAATGTGACTTCTCTGAAAATGAAATATTCAGAAAGTAAGAAATCAAGGTTGTCTTCCAGAAAGATAAGAAGGCTGTCATCAATTAGTGTTGACGGCAAGAGGGGAGTAGAGAGAAAAATGGTGGCTAAAAGGTTGGCTGGATCTACTATTGCATGTGTGCCAATCAGACTAGTCTTCAGTAGAATCACGGAAGCATTGAGCTGCTCATCTTTATTGACAAGCATCAGTTAA